A window from Zonotrichia albicollis isolate bZonAlb1 chromosome 8, bZonAlb1.hap1, whole genome shotgun sequence encodes these proteins:
- the LOC141729767 gene encoding serine/threonine-protein kinase PAK 3-like, translated as MVMKVNRNPNLVSCLDSYLVGEELSLVMEYMDGGTLSNVISQTYLSEDEMAAISRECLQGLQFLHSNHVIHHNLKSRNILLRTDGSVKLADFGLFAQLSPEQGRRSSVAGAAGWLAPEVVTGQPCGPKVDIWSLGIVGIEMVEREVPSWNATPVLPQLLIATGGRQKLQQPNLFSSCLRDFLSCCLQRDEAWRWSAKELLQHPFVRFAEPASSLVPLIVSVKKRKETRM; from the exons ATGGTCATGAAGGTGAACAGGAATCCCAACCTGGTCAGCTGTTTAGACAG ctaccttgtggGTGAGGAACTGTCCCTGGTTATGGAGTATATGGATGGAGGCACTCTGAGCAATGTCATCAGCCAGACCTACCTGTCggaagatgagatggcagccatcagtcgggag tgcctgcaaggactgcaatTTCTTCATTCAAACCACGTCATCCACCACAATTTGAAGAGcagaaacatccttctcagaactgacggttctgtcaagctgg ctgactttggcctctttgctcagctcagccctgagcagggcagacggAGCTCCGTGGCCGGCGCTGCTgggtggctggcgcctgaagtggtgacaggtcaaccatgtggccccaaagtggacatatggtctttgggAATCGTGGGCATCGAAATGGTGGAACGAGAAGTTCCTTCCTGGAATGCAACTCCTGTCTTG cctcaactcctgatagccacaggaggaagacaaaagctgcagcagcccaacttattttcatcctgcctgcgtgacttcctgagctgctgcctgcagagagatgaggcgtggcgctggtctgccaaggagctcctgcag catccatttgtaagatTTGCTGAGCCTGCATCCAGCCTGGTACCActgattgtttcagtgaagaagaggaaggagacaagAATGTGA